The following are encoded in a window of Sinorhizobium sojae CCBAU 05684 genomic DNA:
- a CDS encoding RtcB family protein produces MNSPTNPVIRVDTAAGHVIRSVVARDEPERHRARAVSDLCSALPGVEAAERMGAEIVRVATTPDFHPGRPVPVGVVADVRGAVLPHLVGNDIGCGMRMIVLENVSEDDLEPLLDRNLRHVFFQGGRDVALTGRDRQAVLREGLPGLLESIGRGREGLLSRLDLEAAWGDLDRTCDAGVFASCAVDPGFEHYARIDDDYRRDAILGTIGGGNHFVEFGVVDRVADGAYAAACGLARGKVVIVVHSGSLDFGQRVGTAVREALHSGRHGVPDYRILSHERNEPLFERYLDGHANAANAAFANRFLIGLAAVEALRRTIGRDVEHRLVYDAPHNTVWQDGDVVRHRKGACPARGVGTLGGSPYEWIGEPVILPGSMGDGTWLLRGLGNEEGLQSSAHGAGRRLSRQEARSAARLDASLRVVGPVDPNDPLLRGRADVVAELEGRLKEEAPGAYRPIEAVVDPMVEAGMVSRAAKIRPVLTVKG; encoded by the coding sequence ATGAATTCCCCCACAAACCCCGTCATCCGCGTCGACACCGCCGCAGGACACGTCATTAGGTCGGTCGTCGCGCGCGACGAGCCGGAACGCCATCGCGCGCGTGCCGTCTCGGACCTCTGTTCCGCCCTTCCCGGCGTCGAAGCAGCGGAGCGGATGGGTGCCGAAATCGTGCGTGTAGCGACGACGCCCGACTTTCATCCCGGCCGCCCCGTGCCCGTGGGAGTCGTCGCCGACGTGCGCGGTGCAGTCCTCCCACATCTGGTCGGCAACGACATCGGCTGCGGCATGCGTATGATCGTGCTCGAGAACGTCTCCGAGGACGATCTCGAGCCACTGCTGGACCGCAATCTTCGTCACGTCTTCTTTCAGGGCGGCAGGGACGTAGCCCTCACTGGAAGAGATCGGCAGGCGGTTCTTCGGGAAGGGCTTCCTGGCCTGCTCGAAAGTATCGGCCGTGGCCGGGAAGGCCTCCTGTCTCGCCTTGATCTCGAGGCGGCGTGGGGCGATCTCGACAGGACCTGCGATGCAGGCGTGTTCGCGAGTTGTGCTGTCGATCCGGGCTTCGAGCACTATGCGCGGATCGACGACGACTACAGGCGCGACGCCATCCTCGGGACCATCGGAGGCGGCAACCATTTCGTCGAGTTCGGGGTTGTCGACCGCGTTGCGGACGGCGCCTACGCCGCCGCCTGCGGCCTAGCCCGTGGAAAGGTCGTGATCGTCGTTCATAGTGGATCGCTGGACTTCGGACAGCGTGTCGGCACAGCGGTGCGCGAAGCGCTGCATTCCGGCAGACATGGTGTCCCGGACTACAGGATTCTCTCCCACGAACGGAACGAACCCCTCTTCGAAAGGTATCTCGACGGCCATGCCAACGCCGCCAATGCCGCCTTCGCCAACCGCTTTCTTATCGGTCTTGCGGCGGTGGAGGCTCTCAGGCGCACGATCGGCCGGGACGTCGAACACAGGCTCGTCTACGACGCTCCGCACAACACGGTATGGCAGGATGGCGACGTCGTTCGACACCGGAAGGGGGCCTGCCCCGCCAGAGGCGTCGGTACGCTGGGCGGAAGCCCGTACGAGTGGATCGGAGAGCCGGTCATCCTGCCTGGGTCTATGGGCGATGGAACATGGCTCTTGCGTGGGCTGGGAAACGAGGAGGGCCTGCAGTCCTCGGCCCACGGTGCGGGACGCCGCCTCTCGAGGCAGGAGGCCCGGTCGGCCGCGCGTCTCGACGCCAGCCTGCGGGTCGTCGGCCCTGTCGATCCGAACGATCCGCTCTTGCGCGGGCGTGCGGACGTCGTCGCGGAACTCGAAGGTCGGCTTAAGGAGGAGGCGCCCGGCGCTTATCGTCCGATTGAGGCCGTCGTCGACCCTATGGTGGAGGCCGGCATGGTCAGCCGGGCCGCCAAGATCCGGCCGGTGCTCACGGTAAAGGGGTAG